From one Thamnophis elegans isolate rThaEle1 chromosome 9, rThaEle1.pri, whole genome shotgun sequence genomic stretch:
- the PDLIM3 gene encoding PDZ and LIM domain protein 3 isoform X1, producing the protein MPQNVLLPGPPPWGFRLSGGIDFNQPLIITRITPGSKASQANLCPGDIIITIDGHSTENMTHNDAQEKIKAATQQLCLKIERAETKLWSPQVAEEGRPHPFKINLEAEPQEFKPIGATHNRKAKPFVAAANLDDKRQVMSSAYNSPIGLYSSGNIHDALHGQLPGLIPSSAENEPAPAVPQSDVYRMLHDDPQGPSQPRQSSSFKVLQDMVSEDSEGRPTGIRSVKAPTTKMGAGAGSVPKVPLCDKCGNGIVGQVVKARDKYRHPECFICSDCNINLKQKGYFFVEGQLYCETHARARTRPSESYEAVTVYPKA; encoded by the exons ATAACACCAGGAAGTAAAGCTTCACAGGCGAATCTATGTCCTGGTGACATCATTATAACTATTGATGGTCACAGCACAGAGAACATGACTCACAATGATGCCCAGGAGAAAATTAAAGCAGCGACCCAGCAACTCTGTCTGAAAATTGAGAG GGCAGAGACTAAATTGTGGTCTCCACAAGTAGCAGAAGAGGGAAGACCGCATCCATTCAAAATAAACTTGGAAGCTGAACCACAG GAATTCAAGCCTATTGGTGCAACTCATAACAGAAAGGCCAAGCCTTTTGTTGCAGCAGCTAACCTTGATGACAAAAGGCAGGTAATGAGTTCTGCCTATAACTCTCCAATTGGGCTTTATTCATCTGGCAATATACATGATGCTCTTCATGGACAGCTGCCTGGCCTGATCCCTAGTTCAGCTGAAAA TGAGCCAGCACCTGCAGTGCCCCAGTCTGATGTTTATAGGATGCTACATGATGATCCTCAAGGACCCAGCCAACCACGCCAATCCAGTTCTTTTAAAGTGCTCCAAGACATGGTCTCTGAAGATTCTG AAGGTCGTCCCACTGGGATAAGGAGTGTAAAAGCACCCACCACAAAGATGGGTGCTGGTGCCGGAAGTGTGCCGAAAGTGCCTTTGTGTGACAAGTGTGGAAATGGCATCGT TGGCCAAGTAGTAAAAGCCCGTGACAAGTACAGGCACCCAGAATGTTTCATCTGTTCCGACTGCAATATCAACCTGAAGCAGAAAGGTTACTTCTTTGTGGAGGGGCAGTTATACTGTGAAACTCACGCCAGGGCTCGCACGAGGCCCTCGGAGAGTTACGAAGCTGTCACCGTTTACCCCAAGGCTTAA
- the PDLIM3 gene encoding PDZ and LIM domain protein 3 isoform X2 yields the protein MPQNVLLPGPPPWGFRLSGGIDFNQPLIITRITPGSKASQANLCPGDIIITIDGHSTENMTHNDAQEKIKAATQQLCLKIERAETKLWSPQVAEEGRPHPFKINLEAEPQDIGYFEHKHNIRPKPFVVQSPSSICSTPSGFDGSSGRSTPSSISTVSTICPTELKAAAKMAPNIPLEMELPGVKIVHAQFNTPMQMYSDDNIMETLQGQVATALGETPQISEPAPAVPQSDVYRMLHDDPQGPSQPRQSSSFKVLQDMVSEDSEGRPTGIRSVKAPTTKMGAGAGSVPKVPLCDKCGNGIVGQVVKARDKYRHPECFICSDCNINLKQKGYFFVEGQLYCETHARARTRPSESYEAVTVYPKA from the exons ATAACACCAGGAAGTAAAGCTTCACAGGCGAATCTATGTCCTGGTGACATCATTATAACTATTGATGGTCACAGCACAGAGAACATGACTCACAATGATGCCCAGGAGAAAATTAAAGCAGCGACCCAGCAACTCTGTCTGAAAATTGAGAG GGCAGAGACTAAATTGTGGTCTCCACAAGTAGCAGAAGAGGGAAGACCGCATCCATTCAAAATAAACTTGGAAGCTGAACCACAG gaCATAGGCTACTTTGAACACAAACATAATATCCGACCTAAACCTTTCGTAGTCCAAAGCCCAAGCAG CATATGCAGTACTCCCTCCGGGTTTGATGGCAGCAGTGGACGTAGCACACCCTCTTCCATTAGCACTGTTAGTACTATCTGTCCTACTGAGTTGAAAGCTGCAGCTAAGATGGCCCCCAACATCCCCTTAGAAATGGAGCTTCCTGGTGTCAAGATTGTGCACGCTCAGTTTAACACTCCTATGCAGATGTATTCAGATGACAATATTATGGAAACACTGCAGGGACAGGTTGCTACAGCACTTGGGGAAACACCCCAAATAAG TGAGCCAGCACCTGCAGTGCCCCAGTCTGATGTTTATAGGATGCTACATGATGATCCTCAAGGACCCAGCCAACCACGCCAATCCAGTTCTTTTAAAGTGCTCCAAGACATGGTCTCTGAAGATTCTG AAGGTCGTCCCACTGGGATAAGGAGTGTAAAAGCACCCACCACAAAGATGGGTGCTGGTGCCGGAAGTGTGCCGAAAGTGCCTTTGTGTGACAAGTGTGGAAATGGCATCGT TGGCCAAGTAGTAAAAGCCCGTGACAAGTACAGGCACCCAGAATGTTTCATCTGTTCCGACTGCAATATCAACCTGAAGCAGAAAGGTTACTTCTTTGTGGAGGGGCAGTTATACTGTGAAACTCACGCCAGGGCTCGCACGAGGCCCTCGGAGAGTTACGAAGCTGTCACCGTTTACCCCAAGGCTTAA